The genomic stretch ACCGGCGTCGAAAAAGAATCGATGGATCTGGCCGGGAGAGTTACCGAAGCTGATACATCAGTTTACCTTGAAGGGGTTATTGTTATAGATAACCTGAAAAATACCGCCGACACAACTGATGAAAATGGATACTTCACACTGCGCGATATTAGTTTCGAGAAACATATGGTATCATTTGAAAAAGAAGGATATGTTAAATTCGAAATGGAAGTTGATTACCCCGGCAGTCTCTCCCACCCCCTGGTCAGCAAACACGTGATTCTGGAGAAGGCAGGAGAATAAAAACAATAATAATTATGACTACAATGGCACTGTCAGGAATTTTGTGTAAACAGTTAATTTGTTTTTTCAAATCTTCGGTACTCTTTCGCCAAATCGTATCGCAAATTGATGGACTGCCAGCGACCAGTTCCTAATCGGCATGGTCCATTTTT from Candidatus Zixiibacteriota bacterium encodes the following:
- a CDS encoding carboxypeptidase-like regulatory domain-containing protein, whose product is MKLHRAILGLIVFILGITISCDNTGVEKESMDLAGRVTEADTSVYLEGVIVIDNLKNTADTTDENGYFTLRDISFEKHMVSFEKEGYVKFEMEVDYPGSLSHPLVSKHVILEKAGE